The Papaver somniferum cultivar HN1 unplaced genomic scaffold, ASM357369v1 unplaced-scaffold_107, whole genome shotgun sequence genome includes a region encoding these proteins:
- the LOC113328028 gene encoding putative disease resistance protein RGA3 gives MAAVEEILVTGVTRLLKNLGSIIGQQINVARGVEKELKKLKNTLEMIGAVTSDAEEKQVKDSSVRLWLRWLRDVAYDADDVLDEFSYEAMRRSEIHRKRDKVLDFFSSSSTLAFPIKMVNKIKAINKKLDEITSTMVKFQLQTSSPNDDLRTDQQYRQTFHFVDKKIVGRENDRSAIIQMLMTLNISSVNSSRQENVSVIPVLGMGGVGKTALAQLVYQDDSIKRHFEPRAWVCVSDDFDIFKIVKEIIESVTNKKCPDMSNKSVLAGMLQKNLKGKRYLLVLDDLWNENAEDWEKLKDLLRVGDAGSKILITTRNDTVASVVRGIIPPYSLKCLSVSDCWSVIRNKAFSPGGAFETPNMIKIGESIASRCGGLPLAANVLGNLMRLHATKSDWLSILDHASLKTIDAKTKIISVLKLSYDKLPLHLKLCFSYCSLFPKDWVIQREVLVRLWIAEGFLGPSHVRNQISLEDAGNEYFHSLLASSFFQDVTLDGLGDVVTSKMHDLVHDLARSVNGVHDIKIVSSGEIESVSNYRRLQLDLDEPTSITFTEVLKKTKSLRSVFSLENDHLGEHLLHTKNLRVVCLLLQHNIDIALRFKHKHLRYLDLSYCSFDEAQDVSINQLYNLQSLVLQGCKNVRMTLVGIGSLTILRHLDLSYSDIEKLPDSVSQLTNLHTLDLNGCEILEALPSNIGSLKDLRVLKVQNCRTLRVLPIDLGALTRLRSMDLSFTKIEVLPESCISNLCNLEIMVFGGCKLPKEITNWPKLRILKHDREDEMPRGIDALTCLELLDWNVRWNRVTISCSGGGIGMEELSNLNSLQELRIPNLQFVRGGIDAERAKLKDKINLCKLLLKWGSIFEVVDEMAFDEVFEGLEPHPNVGKLEIHEFPGLKLPKWMGSSNCLPNLVELTLWNCNRCEKLPSLGLLPYLKVLEIDGMDSVKVLGGEVNYQQDEEVEFIGNVGTMSLFPSLVHLEIRNMKNLTEWVTPLPIYNSFPCIYKLNIQGCRKLRSTPDLFSFLKELRLQFTTGKAVNLMFATGRLTSLTYIEIHYCSKLRFLPLGILLQKATPNLQKLQISECNQFQGFVEDSDLNDVKDGDGDVDSDNDTDDGSETILSFSCPKINTNSNNTSNSLRSIFLSDCHVLTLLPDLRLFTSLRKLYISCCTKLESIPYDLKTLTFLEDLVFDFIQSEYEHPEDPADKSLRIANRCNVNC, from the exons ATGGCAGCAGTCGAAGAAATTCTTGTTACTGGTGTGACAAGATTATTGAAAAATTTGGGTTCTATTATTGGTCAGCAGATTAACGTGGCTCGGGGAGTTGAAAAGGAGCTGAAGAAGCTTAAAAACACCTTGGAGATGATTGGGGCGGTAACTTCTGATGCTGAGGAAAAGCAAGTGAAAGACTCTTCCGTCCGACTTTGGTTAAGATGGCTTAGAGATGTTGCGTATGATGCTGATGACGTTCTGGATGAGTTTTCTTATGAGGCTATGCGTAGATCTGAAATTCACCGCAAGAGAGATAAGGTACTAGACTTCTTTTCGTCCTCCAGCACTCTTGCCTTCCCTATTAAGATGGTTAATAAAATTAAAGCTATTAATAAAAAACTAGACGAGATTACAAGTACCATGGTGAAATTTCAGTTGCAAACAAGTAGTCCCAATGATGATCTAAGAACTGACCAACAGTACCGGCAAACTTTTCACTTTGTAGATAAAAAGATTGTAGGAAGAGAGAACGATAGATCAGCTATAATACAGATGCTAATGACCCTCAACATATCATCTGTGAATTCTAGTCGACAAGAAAATGTTTCTGTCATACCTGTTCTGGGTATGGGGGGAGTTGGGAAGACCGCGCTTGCTCAGCTGGTCTACCAAGATGACTCCATCAAGAGACACTTTGAACCCAGAGCTTGGGTTTGTGTTTCTGATGATTTTGATATCTTCAAAATCGTAAAAGAAATCATTGAGTCTGTCACAAATAAAAAGTGTCCTGATATGTCAAATAAAAGTGTCTTGGCTGGTATGCTTCAAAAGAATCTGAAGGGGAAGAGATATTTGTTAGTCCTGGACGACCTGTGGAACGAGAATGCAGAAGACTGGGAAAAGCTAAAGGATCTGCTAAGAGTGGGTGATGCTGGAAGCAAAATCTTAATCACTACGCGTAACGACACAGTTGCTTCTGTTGTTAGAGGTATAATTCCACCTTACAGTCTAAAATGCTTATCCGTGAGTGATTGCTGGTCTGTTATAAGAAACAAGGCATTTTCTCCTGGTGGCGCATTTGAGACcccaaatatgataaaaataggAGAGTCAATAGCGAGTAGATGTGGTGGTTTACCACTTGCTGCAAATGTTCTGGGAAATCTTATGCGCTTGCATGCAACCAAGAGCGATTGGCTGTCAATCCTAGACCATGCTAGTTTAAAGACCATAGAtgctaaaactaaaatcatatctGTATTAAAATTAAGTTATGATAAATTACCTTTGCATTTGAAACTCTGTTTTTCATATTGCTCTTTATTCCCAAAGGATTGGGTCATTCAGAGGGAAGTTTTAGTTCGGTTGTGGATAGCTGAAGGGTTCCTTGGTCCATCTCATGTAAGAAATCAGATATCATTAGAAGATGCTGGCAATGAGTATTTCCATAGTTTACTGGCCAGTTCGTTCTTTCAAGATGTGACATTAGATGGTTTAGGTGACGTTGTAACATCCAAGATGCATGATTTGGTACATGATCTTGCTCGGAGTGTCAATGGTGTTCATGATATCAAGATTGTGAGCTCCGGTGAAATCGAATCTGTTTCTAATTATCGACGACTGCAGTTAGATTTAGACGAGCCCACATCCATAACATTTACAGAAGTCCTGAAAAAAACAAAAAGCTTGAGGTCCGTTTTTTCCCTTGAAAATGATCATTTGGGAGAACATTTACTTCATACCAAGAATCTGCGTGTAGTTTGTTTGCTTCTTCAGCATAATATAGACATTGCTTTGAGATTTAAGCATAAGCATTTGAGGTACCTCGACTTGTCTTATTGTAGTTTTGATGAAGCACAAGATGTGTCCATCAATCAACTTTACAATCTGCAGTCATTGGTGCTTCAAGGATGCAAAAATGTTAGAATGACTCTTGTAGGCATTGGGTCTCTGACTATATTAAGGCACCTGGATCTCTCATATTCGGATATTGAAAAGCTACCTGATTCTGTCTCTCAACTTACTAATTTGCACACATTAGATCTTAATGGTTGCGAAATTCTAGAAGCCTTACCTTCAAATATTGGGTCTTTGAAAGACCTGAGAGTGTTGAAAGTACAAAACTGTAGAACTTTAAGAGTCTTACCAATAGATCTCGGAGCATTGACACGATTAAGGTCCATGGATTTGTCATTTACTAAGATTGAAGTATTACCTGAATCATGCATTAGCAACCTTTGTAATTTGGAGATCATGGTATTTGGGGGTTGTAAACttccaaaagaaataacaaattgGCCGAAATTGAGAATTCTTaaacatgatagagaagatgaaatgcCCAGAGGTATAGATGCTCTAACTTGCCTTGAGTTGTTGGATTGGAATGTTAGATGGAACAGAGTAACCATCTCTTGTAGTGGTGGTGGTATTGGGATGGAAGAATTATCCAACTTAAATTCTCTACAGGAGTTAAGGATTCCCAATTTGCAATTTGTGAGGGGTGGTATTGATGCAGAGAGAGCAAAGTTAAAAGATAAGATAAACCTCTGTAAATTGTTACTAAAATGGGGGTCCATTTTCGAAGTTGTGGATGAAATGGCATTTGACGAGGTGTTTGAGGGTCTGGAACCTCATCCTAATGTGGGAAAGTTGGAAATACATGAATTCCCGGGTTTAAAGCTTCCGAAATGGATGGGTTCATCCAATTGCCTTCCGAATTTAGTGGAATTAACATTATGGAATTGCAATAGATGTGAGAAGCTACCATCGCTGGGTCTGCTCCCATATCTTAAGGTTCTTGAGATTGATGGTATGGACTCAGTGAAGGTTTTGGGTGGAGAGGTTAATTATCAGCAAGATGAAGAGGTTGAGTTTATTGGAAATGTTGGTACAATGTCATTGTTTCCTTCGTTAGTTCATTTGGAGATCAGAAATATGAAAAATCTCACAGAATGGGTTACTCCTCTTccaatttataattcatttccTTGTATTTACAAGTTAAATATCCAGGGATGCCGGAAACTGAGAAGCACACcagatttattttcttttcttaaggAACTGAGATTACAATTCACCACTGGCAAGGCAGTAAACTTAATGTTTGCTACTGGAAGACTTACCTCTCTCACATACATTGAAATACATTATTGTTCAAAGCTAAGATTTCTCCCTCTTGGCATACTTCTACAAAAAGCTACTCCCAACCTTCAAAAACTGCAAATCAGTGAATGCAATCAGTTTCAAGGCTTTGTTGAAGATAGTGATCTAAACGACGTCAAAGATGGTGATGGTGATGTTGATAGTGACAATGATACTGATGATGGCTCCGAAACAATATTATCTTTCTCATGTCCTAAAATCAACACCAACTCCAACAATACCAGCAATTCCCTCCGCTCAATATTTTTGAGCGACTGTCATGTTTTAACATTACTCCCGGATTTACGATTGTTTACTTCTCTCCGGAAACTGTATATCTCTTGCTGCACCAAGTTGGAGTCGATACCCTACGATCTTAAGACTCTTACCTTTCTTGAAGATTTGGTGTTTGATTTTATCCAAAGCGAATACGAGCATCCAGAAGATCCAGCTGATAAATCATTACGTATCGCGAACAG GTGTAATGTGAATTGTTGA
- the LOC113328029 gene encoding uncharacterized protein LOC113328029, which produces MKWNYALLIEMFLVSIANKINNVRIAREVWAAEPYPIKLQLHSSITFLDICKDWIDKKSTIIPVGITLIKAWFIWKEKCNLVFKNKQQTSAQLGTEIQRYLEFWYKDHPLLNQVKIGKNLIPNWNPPKRSQLKLNIDAAWISANLPAGFSLILRNDAGILEQGRAGAFTSSTPEEAEALGLLQGAKWAAETGLSNFSIEGDCKNLFNYLNGIESSLEWQNISILDDAINELKSCNNFLGLYFVPRTANNIADLMAKEAKNFRSILNWRKEPPECIRVALEVDKSNARVDPSGPILDGSTHHVVRVTNSPS; this is translated from the exons ATGAAGTGGAATTATGCTCTGCTGATTGAAATGTTTCTTGTGTCGATTGCTAACAAAATTAACAATGTCAGAATAGCTAGAG AGGTTTGGGCAGCTGAACCTTACCCGATTAAACTTCAACTTCATAGTTCTATAACTTTCTTAGACATTTGTAAGGATTGGATAGATAAAAAGAGCACCATTATTCCTGTAGGAATTACTTTGATAAAGGCATGGTTCATATGGAAGGAGAAATGCAATCTAGTTTTTAAAAATAAACAGCAGACAAGTGCACAATTAGGTACTGAAATTCAAAGATACTTAGAATTCTGGTACAAGGATCACCCACTACTAAATCAAGTTAAAATAGGAAAAAATTTGATTCCTAACTGGAATCCTCCTAAGAGATCTCAGCTGAAATTAAATATAGATGCAGCTTGGATCTCAGCTAATTTGCCAGCAGGTTTCTCTTTAATTCTTAGAAATGATGCAGGAATTCTTGAACAAGGAAGAGCAGGAGCTTTCACATCCTCTACCCCTGAAGAAGCGGAAGCCCTAGGTCTGTTGCAGGGAGCTAAATGGGCGGCAGAAACTGGcttgtcaaatttctcaatagaggGTGACTGCAAAAACCTTTTTAATTACCTTAATGGtattgaatcttctttagaaTGGCAGAATATATCCATATTAGATGATGCTATCAATGAACTCAAGTCTTGTAATAACTTTTTAGGTTTGTATTTTGTACCGAGAACAGCTAACAATATAGCTGACTTAATGGCCAAAGAAGCCAAAAACTTCAGATCCATTCTTAATTGGAGAAAAGAACCTCCTGAATGTATTAGAGTAgctttagaagtagataaatcaaatgctAGGGTCGATCCTTCCGGTCcaatattagatggctctactcatCATGTTGTACGGGTTACTAACTCCCCAAGTTAG